The DNA window GATAGGCGCCGCCGACAAGTTCTGCGGGTGGCGTCGGTCTCATGGAAGCCCTCTCGTCAGAGTCGTACATCGTTGCCGGCCAGCGGGGGAGTGTCGACACTGCTGCTGGACCGGTTTCCTTCGAAGAACTCGGCTAGCGCCTCGGTCGCCGAAAACTCCGGGTGCCAATCCAACTCGGTTCTCGCGCGCTCGGAATCCATGACAGGTATGCGAAGGACGGCATCGAACAACCCTGGGCTGGTCGGTACGAGGTGCAGCCGCCATAGTGCGGCCAGCACAGAACGGACGACGGTTGTGGGCAGGCTGATCAATCGAGCACTCAGAAAGTCGGCCAGTATGTCAGGGGTCAGAATTGGTTCGGCGGCGATGTTGAAGGCGCCATGGACGTCTCGAACGGCCGCTTCGGCGAACGCTCGCCCCACGTCGAGCGAGTGAACCGCCTGCATGGTAAGTCCAGGCAGATCGGGGAGTACCGGAATCAACCACCTTCGGAGCAACTGCCGTGGAACCAAGGGGCCACCGAACAGTCGGCGTTGCTCGTCCGCGGCCGACCGCTTGAACAAGAATGCGGGGCGCATGCGTACGACGGAGATATCGGGCCGGCCACACTCGAACG is part of the Rhodococcus sovatensis genome and encodes:
- a CDS encoding NAD-dependent epimerase/dehydratase family protein produces the protein MPGLTVAVTGATGNLGTSVLQALSRDERVESIVGVSRRTPSWRAPKTTFVAADIADDDLVPIFSTADVVIHLAWRFQPTRDPVSTWNTNVIGALAVLQAVHRAGVRKLVTASSVGAYSPGPKSFPGVDEDWPTNGWPGSAYTREKAYLEQALDAFECGRPDISVVRMRPAFLFKRSAADEQRRLFGGPLVPRQLLRRWLIPVLPDLPGLTMQAVHSLDVGRAFAEAAVRDVHGAFNIAAEPILTPDILADFLSARLISLPTTVVRSVLAALWRLHLVPTSPGLFDAVLRIPVMDSERARTELDWHPEFSATEALAEFFEGNRSSSSVDTPPLAGNDVRL